From Bordetella flabilis, the proteins below share one genomic window:
- the mrdA gene encoding penicillin-binding protein 2, giving the protein MFEFKKTGAQQKQRFRLRAWVGGIAALLCFALLIGRFWMLQVDRYEGLSERADRNRITVVPIPPRRGEILDRNGVVLARNYRTYTLELVPAQVGNIDALFKALTPVVYLSPADQRRLKRRIGESSRYATLTLRDNLNETEAAWFAAHAFQFPGVELRARWVREYPEGKAAAHVVGYIGRIADGDIEELEAAGQIGNYRGTDIIGKKGIEKSWETQLHGRTGLEEVEVTAGGRPVRTLRRIDPVPGSDISLSIDLGLQKVAEEAFGDQRGALVALDPDTGEVLAFVSQPSFDPNLFVDGIDVDNWRMLNESPDHPLINRPIYGTYPIGSTYKPFVAMAALELGKRRATDRIPDPGYFEFGGQKFRNAAGAVFGPTDMHKALVVSSDTYFFSLGPEIGVDALHDFTKQFGFGQITGIDLDGEKRGVLPSTAWKRSAYKDREKQRWYAGESVSVAVGQGYNAFTILQLAQATATLSNNGLYRKPHLVHAVEDPRTGQFVDTPNRPTHQIPLHQANIDVVKNAMADVVRVGTARQAFRGAAYQAAGKTGTAQVYSLRGARYHASSVDERLRDHALFMGFAPVEHPRIAVALIVENAGWGASAAAPIARKVFDYWMVHDQSNEPRRQPDIAGNGSPAVAANDAGGTAAQAQPAAAGGAAAGTAAVKARPAGAGERPAAAVKRPSSATVAGQAPGAGRPPASVPATVAPAEPGRRRPVVATDTQPVMRGNGQPGLATTVMPAAGSTR; this is encoded by the coding sequence GGCCGCTTCTGGATGCTGCAGGTCGATCGCTATGAAGGCCTTTCGGAACGAGCCGACCGCAATCGCATCACCGTGGTGCCGATTCCGCCGCGCCGCGGCGAGATCCTGGATCGCAACGGGGTGGTGCTGGCGCGCAACTACCGCACCTATACGCTGGAGCTGGTGCCCGCGCAGGTGGGCAATATCGATGCGCTGTTCAAGGCATTGACCCCGGTGGTGTACCTGAGTCCGGCCGACCAGCGCCGGCTCAAGCGCCGCATCGGGGAATCCAGCCGGTATGCCACCTTGACGCTGCGCGACAACCTGAACGAAACCGAGGCCGCGTGGTTCGCGGCGCACGCCTTCCAGTTTCCGGGCGTGGAGCTGCGCGCGCGCTGGGTGCGGGAGTATCCGGAAGGCAAGGCCGCGGCCCATGTGGTGGGCTATATCGGGCGCATCGCCGACGGCGATATCGAGGAACTGGAAGCAGCGGGGCAGATCGGCAACTACCGCGGCACGGACATCATCGGCAAGAAGGGCATCGAGAAAAGCTGGGAAACGCAGCTGCACGGCCGTACCGGGCTGGAAGAAGTGGAAGTCACCGCCGGCGGGCGCCCCGTGCGCACCCTGCGGCGCATCGACCCCGTGCCCGGTTCGGATATCAGCCTGTCCATCGACCTGGGGCTGCAGAAGGTGGCGGAAGAAGCCTTCGGCGACCAGCGCGGCGCGCTGGTGGCGCTCGATCCGGATACCGGCGAGGTACTGGCCTTCGTTTCGCAGCCCTCGTTCGATCCGAACCTGTTCGTCGACGGCATCGACGTGGACAATTGGCGCATGCTGAACGAATCGCCGGATCATCCGCTGATCAACCGGCCCATCTACGGTACGTATCCCATCGGCTCCACCTACAAGCCCTTCGTCGCGATGGCGGCGCTGGAGCTCGGCAAGCGGCGCGCGACCGATCGCATTCCCGACCCGGGTTATTTCGAGTTCGGCGGGCAGAAATTCCGCAATGCCGCCGGCGCGGTCTTCGGCCCGACCGATATGCACAAGGCCCTGGTGGTGTCGTCGGATACCTACTTTTTCTCGTTGGGCCCGGAAATCGGAGTCGACGCCCTGCATGACTTCACCAAGCAATTCGGGTTCGGGCAGATCACCGGCATCGACCTGGACGGCGAAAAGCGCGGCGTGCTGCCATCGACGGCCTGGAAGCGCAGCGCCTACAAGGACCGCGAGAAGCAGCGCTGGTATGCCGGCGAGTCGGTGTCCGTGGCGGTGGGGCAGGGCTATAACGCCTTCACCATATTGCAGCTGGCGCAGGCCACGGCCACGCTTTCCAACAACGGCCTGTATCGCAAGCCCCACCTGGTCCATGCCGTCGAGGACCCGCGCACCGGCCAGTTCGTCGATACCCCAAACCGGCCGACCCACCAGATACCGCTGCACCAGGCCAATATCGATGTGGTGAAGAACGCCATGGCCGATGTCGTGCGCGTCGGCACCGCGCGCCAGGCTTTCCGCGGCGCGGCGTACCAGGCCGCCGGCAAGACCGGCACGGCGCAGGTGTACAGCCTGCGGGGCGCCCGCTACCACGCCAGCTCCGTGGACGAGCGCCTGCGCGACCACGCCCTGTTCATGGGCTTCGCGCCCGTGGAGCATCCCCGTATCGCGGTGGCCCTGATCGTCGAGAATGCCGGCTGGGGCGCCAGCGCCGCGGCGCCGATCGCGCGCAAGGTTTTCGATTACTGGATGGTGCACGACCAGTCCAATGAGCCACGGCGCCAGCCCGATATCGCCGGCAATGGGTCGCCCGCCGTCGCGGCGAACGACGCAGGCGGCACGGCGGCGCAGGCGCAGCCGGCCGCCGCGGGTGGCGCTGCAGCGGGGACGGCCGCCGTCAAGGCGCGCCCCGCCGGCGCCGGGGAAAGGCCCGCTGCGGCGGTCAAACGGCCGTCGTCGGCCACCGTCGCGGGGCAGGCGCCGGGCGCGGGCAGGCCACCGGCTTCGGTTCCCGCCACCGTCGCGCCGGCCGAGCCCGGACGACGCCGGCCTGTCGTCGCTACGGACACGCAGCCGGTAATGCGCGGCAACGGCCAGCCCGGGTTGGCGACCACCGTAATGCCAGCGGCGGGAAGCACCCGATGA